One genomic window of Leptospira paudalimensis includes the following:
- a CDS encoding serine hydrolase domain-containing protein gives MKFKKSTFQIILFALTFTNPNIHSEPPKSQICPKPILDREWQILTNIETEFDQNQLCGYVNEIASEESEFHSFLIERHGKIVTEVYNTRPDHPFNKRYGTRFPFDGETQFDANTLHDVRSVSKSVVSLLFGIAIDKKIIDGVDVSVLSYYPDLQIPKNDPKQNISWKHLLTMSSGLDWEEWRYGFLFSDETRLLWKKDLPQFFFDRDLIHTPGTNFNYNGGGTSVISDILTKKTNKSLKELAKEWLFNPLEIHNFEWVEDRNGRALAHAGLRLKPRDMLKLGRLVLNGGNWKGKQIISKQWLNDSFKKQINSQVKIFRKDGNPLFYGYQWWLGETILAEKKIPWSVALGNGGQLIFAFPSFDMVIVTTAGGYGDPTTIQRILEAVEKILTTVK, from the coding sequence ATGAAGTTCAAAAAATCTACCTTCCAAATCATTCTCTTCGCACTTACTTTCACTAACCCTAACATTCATTCGGAACCACCGAAGAGTCAAATTTGTCCGAAACCCATTTTAGATCGGGAGTGGCAAATCCTAACGAACATAGAAACAGAATTTGATCAAAATCAATTATGCGGGTATGTAAATGAAATTGCTTCCGAAGAAAGTGAATTCCATTCGTTTCTCATCGAAAGGCATGGGAAAATCGTAACTGAAGTATACAATACAAGACCAGATCATCCATTTAACAAACGCTATGGAACCAGGTTCCCATTTGACGGGGAAACTCAGTTTGATGCAAATACATTACATGATGTAAGGTCTGTTAGCAAATCCGTTGTTTCTCTGCTTTTTGGCATTGCTATCGATAAAAAAATAATCGATGGAGTGGATGTTTCAGTCCTTTCATACTATCCAGATTTACAAATTCCAAAAAACGATCCCAAACAAAACATTTCGTGGAAACACCTTCTAACGATGAGTAGTGGCCTTGATTGGGAAGAATGGAGGTATGGATTTTTATTCAGCGATGAAACACGACTTCTTTGGAAAAAAGACTTACCCCAATTCTTTTTTGACAGGGATTTGATCCATACACCAGGAACTAACTTCAATTATAATGGAGGAGGAACGTCTGTTATTTCTGATATCCTGACAAAAAAAACAAACAAATCCTTAAAAGAATTAGCGAAAGAATGGTTATTCAATCCTTTAGAGATCCACAACTTCGAATGGGTTGAGGACAGAAATGGAAGGGCACTTGCCCATGCAGGCCTTAGGTTAAAACCAAGGGATATGTTAAAATTAGGAAGGTTGGTCTTAAATGGAGGGAATTGGAAAGGAAAACAAATTATCTCAAAACAATGGTTAAATGATTCTTTCAAAAAACAAATCAATTCCCAGGTCAAAATATTCCGTAAGGATGGAAATCCCCTATTCTACGGATACCAATGGTGGCTTGGAGAAACCATTTTGGCAGAGAAAAAAATTCCGTGGTCAGTTGCACTTGGGAATGGGGGGCAACTTATTTTCGCCTTTCCTAGTTTCGATATGGTCATTGTCACAACCGCCGGTGGTTATGGAGATCCGACCACCATCCAAAGGATTTTGGAGGCGGTCGAAAAAATTTTAACCACCGTTAAATGA
- a CDS encoding EF-hand domain-containing protein, translating to MKKILSLFVCLTFLVTSSVFAHDHDGKGKHPMAGEHFKKMDTNDDKKVSKEEWQKFHDGFFQELDKDGDGSVSLEELKEKRMDQKEKMKDKAKEKKKQVKEKDQTKDSE from the coding sequence ATGAAAAAAATTCTAAGCTTATTCGTTTGTCTAACTTTCCTTGTGACAAGTTCCGTATTTGCCCATGACCATGATGGCAAAGGAAAACATCCAATGGCAGGTGAACATTTTAAAAAGATGGACACGAATGACGATAAAAAAGTGTCAAAGGAAGAATGGCAAAAATTCCATGATGGTTTTTTCCAAGAATTGGACAAAGATGGTGACGGTTCTGTTTCTTTAGAAGAATTAAAAGAGAAACGTATGGACCAAAAAGAGAAAATGAAGGATAAAGCCAAAGAAAAGAAAAAACAAGTGAAAGAAAAAGACCAAACCAAAGATTCAGAGTGA
- the trhA gene encoding PAQR family membrane homeostasis protein TrhA, with the protein MKELIDSVHEYSIGHEIANAVTHGIGGGLSIAGLSLLLTMAVLYGDIWHVVSSAIYGATLIILYLASTLYHGIYHTATKKIFKVIDHASIYLLIAGTYTPFTLVSLRENSEWGWVLFGVIWILALIGVILLLLFPGKYSGLRVAVYIIMGWLAIFVMKDIRAAIGVGGMSWLVAGGLSYTFGVIFYLWDRLPMNHAIWHLFVLSGSVCHFFAILFYVIPTVPK; encoded by the coding sequence ATGAAAGAACTGATTGATTCGGTTCATGAATATTCCATCGGCCATGAAATTGCTAATGCAGTGACTCATGGAATTGGAGGGGGCTTAAGCATTGCTGGTCTTTCTTTGTTATTAACCATGGCAGTATTATATGGAGATATTTGGCATGTCGTAAGTTCTGCCATTTATGGAGCAACGCTGATCATTTTATACTTAGCTTCTACTCTTTATCATGGTATCTACCATACTGCTACAAAAAAAATATTTAAAGTGATCGATCACGCATCCATTTATTTGTTAATCGCTGGTACTTATACTCCATTTACGCTTGTTAGTTTACGTGAAAATTCTGAATGGGGATGGGTATTATTTGGTGTGATTTGGATCCTTGCACTCATTGGGGTTATTTTATTATTATTGTTCCCTGGAAAGTATAGTGGCCTTCGTGTAGCAGTTTATATCATCATGGGTTGGCTTGCAATTTTTGTGATGAAAGACATCCGAGCTGCCATTGGAGTTGGTGGTATGTCTTGGTTAGTCGCCGGCGGACTAAGTTATACGTTTGGTGTGATTTTTTATCTTTGGGACCGTCTTCCAATGAATCATGCGATATGGCATCTCTTCGTTCTTTCTGGGAGCGTTTGTCATTTTTTTGCGATTTTATTTTATGTGATTCCAACAGTACCAAAATAA
- a CDS encoding NAD(P)-dependent alcohol dehydrogenase — protein sequence MRVITNRKYGPPEVLKLEEWEIPIPEDDQILIRIVNTSVNSADWRLRKPDPKVVRLFFGIFKPRSVVLGISFSGIVEAVGKKVTKFQVGDKVLGSPGMKMGTYAEYICVSEKSTITKFTSGISFAEGATLSFGGLTAIDFLQKCKVHTKQTILIYGASSSVGTSAIQIAKHFGAIVTTVCSKENIPLVKSLGADESIDYDQFYSLPDTNKYDIVFECVGKTTIDKNLKHLKGGGNLVLVGATFRQMWDAFYLSLFKRKKIHFGPIKETLENLNFLVSLANLGKYKTYIDRHYPLEEMVLAHHYVEAGHKKGNVVIDVTKG from the coding sequence TTGAGAGTCATCACAAATAGAAAGTATGGACCACCTGAAGTATTAAAATTAGAAGAATGGGAAATCCCAATACCAGAAGATGATCAAATATTGATCCGGATTGTGAATACCTCGGTCAATTCTGCTGACTGGAGACTCCGAAAACCGGATCCAAAAGTAGTGCGTTTGTTTTTCGGAATCTTCAAACCTAGATCTGTTGTATTAGGCATAAGTTTTTCGGGAATCGTTGAAGCCGTTGGCAAGAAGGTTACAAAATTTCAGGTTGGAGACAAGGTACTCGGTTCACCGGGAATGAAGATGGGAACGTATGCTGAATATATTTGTGTATCTGAAAAATCCACGATCACAAAATTTACATCTGGAATCAGTTTTGCAGAAGGAGCAACTCTTTCCTTCGGTGGTCTCACTGCCATTGATTTCCTTCAAAAATGTAAGGTTCATACCAAACAGACAATCCTTATCTACGGAGCGTCAAGTTCTGTGGGAACATCTGCAATTCAAATTGCAAAACATTTCGGTGCAATTGTTACGACGGTTTGCAGTAAAGAAAATATACCACTTGTAAAATCATTAGGTGCTGACGAATCCATTGATTATGATCAATTTTATTCTCTACCTGATACTAACAAATATGATATCGTATTTGAATGTGTTGGTAAAACAACCATTGATAAAAATTTAAAACATTTAAAGGGAGGTGGTAATTTAGTTTTAGTAGGTGCTACATTTCGTCAAATGTGGGATGCATTTTATTTATCTCTTTTTAAGAGAAAAAAAATTCACTTTGGTCCCATTAAAGAAACATTAGAAAATTTGAATTTCCTTGTTTCCCTTGCCAATCTTGGCAAATACAAAACCTACATTGATAGGCATTATCCTTTAGAAGAAATGGTATTAGCCCACCACTATGTAGAAGCTGGCCATAAAAAGGGAAATGTTGTGATTGATGTTACAAAAGGTTGA
- a CDS encoding TetR/AcrR family transcriptional regulator C-terminal domain-containing protein — translation MAFQKKIQKPKKSLSKEILIETSISFADKKGINSLSMRNLANLLGVEAMSLYNHIQNKDELLDGMVEDCVKKIAYPKIGGYWRKEMKKRAKSVRKILLLHPWLTMLLVSRVNVGENLLQYFNDTLGCLVKAGFSYKQADQMINAIDAHIYGFTLQELNFPFKTEEYSQKASEYLPMIPKDQLPYFYQLTKDVATKKYNGKHDFEFGLDLILDGFNPNPKS, via the coding sequence TTGGCTTTCCAAAAAAAGATTCAAAAACCGAAGAAGTCACTTTCGAAAGAAATTTTGATTGAGACATCAATCTCTTTTGCTGACAAAAAAGGGATCAATTCCCTATCCATGAGAAATTTGGCAAATCTGTTAGGTGTTGAAGCCATGTCTTTGTACAATCATATTCAAAATAAAGATGAGTTGTTAGACGGGATGGTTGAGGATTGTGTAAAAAAAATCGCCTATCCAAAGATAGGTGGTTATTGGCGAAAAGAGATGAAAAAACGTGCAAAATCTGTACGAAAAATCCTCCTTTTACATCCATGGTTGACTATGTTACTTGTTTCAAGAGTGAATGTTGGAGAAAATTTACTCCAATATTTTAATGATACTTTAGGTTGTTTGGTGAAAGCAGGATTTTCCTATAAACAAGCAGACCAAATGATCAATGCCATTGATGCACATATTTATGGATTTACACTACAGGAATTGAATTTTCCATTTAAAACTGAAGAGTATTCGCAAAAAGCGAGTGAATACTTACCAATGATCCCAAAGGATCAATTGCCATACTTTTACCAACTAACAAAAGATGTGGCAACTAAGAAATATAATGGAAAACATGATTTTGAATTTGGGTTGGACTTAATCCTGGATGGATTCAATCCAAATCCCAAATCTTAA
- a CDS encoding alginate export family protein, with protein sequence MYTQFYKLIIGLFISITLFFGPGEIEAQFITPVKKETPEPQNPPPTPPQVSPLQEPTKETQALPEEPAEYVSPMKGNLSGEYFRSFQITNKQKKAIQENKSLWFADRFRVGFGLRPKADSLYNTDFDRSTADNRNTVTNQTQFYLVGDVSPNITFKLTFQDVRLWGGEITTGTADQKLGVISNVGTTIDTSRQREVALNNYTGFREAFLDLKTTNQMFRVRTGRQILDFGDGRILGARNDSLNGNSFDAVRTTLTVQKQTLDVFGAIVSSENNANSMVSNNSTRLNGPGNASYYGVHYGVKPWEWLGIEVYNFTLYKQRLKATNTTPYGSEIYYRDPDQLNTTGFRLTNRTKSNSLPKETGIDWMVEAAWQTGFNGERVSPDWINQNGALKTNKTTGAPPPFSDPVRYKANIVAAQLGYTPVKEFRIGIQYVQASGDPNRNDGSVATYNPLFATRRMAGGAIPFAGNGNSGLVFWQNIKDYSIHIKYESPTWGTFIINPHWYYKTKLQDGYYENNNYVAGSKATGETASTEDFYNTEAYNPNRPKLGKHVATEINLIYIITPFENVSFWFGASSLYAGDAIRNQKNNPYQADPYHRYDFKPNASFFTFQTVFAI encoded by the coding sequence ATGTACACGCAATTTTATAAACTAATCATTGGACTATTCATCAGTATCACTCTCTTTTTTGGACCAGGAGAAATTGAGGCACAGTTCATTACACCTGTTAAAAAGGAAACACCTGAACCACAGAATCCGCCACCCACTCCGCCACAGGTATCCCCTCTTCAGGAACCAACAAAAGAAACACAAGCTCTGCCTGAAGAACCAGCTGAGTATGTAAGTCCCATGAAAGGAAATCTTTCCGGTGAGTATTTCCGAAGTTTTCAAATCACAAACAAACAAAAAAAAGCCATCCAAGAAAACAAAAGTTTATGGTTTGCAGATCGTTTCCGTGTGGGATTTGGTTTACGTCCCAAAGCAGATTCCTTGTATAATACCGATTTCGATCGTTCTACGGCGGATAACAGAAACACGGTGACAAACCAAACTCAATTTTATTTGGTAGGAGACGTATCACCTAACATTACCTTTAAACTCACCTTCCAAGACGTAAGGTTATGGGGAGGTGAAATTACAACTGGTACTGCGGACCAAAAACTTGGTGTGATTTCAAATGTGGGAACAACAATTGATACAAGTAGACAGAGAGAAGTTGCTTTAAACAATTATACTGGATTTAGAGAAGCATTTTTAGACCTTAAAACCACAAACCAAATGTTTCGTGTGAGAACCGGACGTCAAATTTTAGACTTCGGTGATGGTAGGATCCTTGGTGCACGGAATGATAGTTTGAATGGTAACTCGTTTGATGCTGTAAGAACAACTCTTACCGTCCAAAAACAAACGTTAGATGTGTTTGGAGCCATCGTCAGTTCCGAAAACAATGCAAACAGTATGGTTTCCAATAATTCAACTAGGTTAAACGGCCCTGGGAATGCATCTTATTATGGCGTACATTATGGTGTCAAACCTTGGGAATGGTTGGGTATAGAAGTATATAATTTTACATTATACAAACAAAGATTAAAGGCAACCAATACTACTCCCTATGGATCTGAGATTTATTACCGCGATCCAGACCAATTGAATACTACAGGATTTCGATTAACGAATCGTACAAAAAGTAATTCATTACCAAAAGAAACTGGGATTGATTGGATGGTGGAAGCGGCTTGGCAAACAGGTTTTAATGGAGAAAGAGTATCCCCCGATTGGATCAATCAAAATGGTGCTTTAAAAACCAATAAAACAACGGGTGCCCCTCCTCCTTTTTCTGATCCAGTACGTTATAAGGCAAATATCGTAGCAGCTCAGTTAGGTTATACTCCGGTAAAAGAATTTAGAATTGGTATTCAGTATGTGCAAGCATCTGGTGATCCGAATCGAAATGATGGAAGCGTTGCTACATACAACCCTTTATTTGCCACAAGAAGGATGGCGGGAGGAGCCATTCCTTTTGCAGGAAATGGAAATTCTGGTTTAGTGTTTTGGCAAAATATCAAAGATTATTCCATTCATATCAAATACGAATCACCAACATGGGGAACATTTATCATCAACCCTCACTGGTATTACAAAACAAAATTACAAGATGGTTATTATGAAAACAATAACTATGTGGCAGGAAGTAAGGCAACGGGTGAAACCGCATCAACGGAAGATTTTTATAACACAGAAGCATACAATCCGAATCGCCCAAAACTGGGAAAACATGTTGCTACTGAAATCAATTTGATTTATATCATTACACCATTTGAAAACGTATCCTTTTGGTTTGGAGCAAGTTCACTTTATGCTGGAGACGCGATTCGAAACCAAAAAAACAATCCTTACCAGGCTGACCCATACCATAGATATGATTTCAAACCAAATGCAAGTTTTTTCACCTTTCAAACTGTATTTGCTATTTAA
- a CDS encoding EboA domain-containing protein: MPTSYSSYFYPLLKKHTTNSELKWLDSIPKDNPNSLMTAFVKAPRFLSKTLIQEESEVQNLIPNLPGFQVDQWNLVRLSRVWFLGFLVTLPKVELIEKIETLFDTAELNELVALFSSLPILPYPQVWLPRATDAVRSNMGFVFDAIALHNPFPYREFPELAWNQLVLKTIFNEKPIQMIYGLSERKNQNLSMSLVSYVKERWSAGRDVLPDVWQLMVPYLSEGELYLVETLFKSQRKEDVIAASLICSQSELNSYQLLGTKHPKFLEEIKNGKWDWSKLGNNH, from the coding sequence ATGCCAACGTCTTATTCTTCCTATTTTTATCCTTTGCTCAAAAAACATACAACCAACTCAGAACTGAAGTGGTTGGACTCGATTCCGAAAGACAATCCGAATTCACTCATGACTGCCTTTGTCAAAGCACCAAGGTTTCTTTCAAAAACCCTCATCCAAGAAGAGTCAGAAGTTCAAAATTTAATTCCAAATCTGCCAGGATTTCAAGTGGATCAATGGAATTTGGTTCGTTTAAGCCGTGTTTGGTTCCTCGGTTTTCTAGTAACACTTCCAAAAGTAGAATTGATCGAAAAAATTGAAACGTTGTTTGATACCGCGGAATTAAATGAATTGGTTGCCTTGTTTTCTTCCTTACCGATTCTTCCTTACCCACAAGTTTGGTTACCGAGAGCAACGGATGCAGTTCGATCCAACATGGGATTTGTTTTTGATGCGATTGCTTTGCATAATCCTTTCCCTTACCGAGAGTTTCCTGAGTTAGCTTGGAACCAATTGGTTTTAAAAACAATCTTCAATGAAAAACCAATCCAAATGATTTATGGATTGTCAGAAAGAAAAAACCAAAACCTCTCAATGAGTTTAGTGAGTTATGTAAAAGAGAGGTGGTCAGCAGGAAGAGATGTCCTTCCTGATGTTTGGCAATTAATGGTTCCTTATCTTTCAGAAGGAGAACTCTACCTAGTCGAAACTTTATTCAAATCACAAAGAAAGGAAGATGTGATTGCAGCTAGTTTAATTTGTTCACAATCAGAATTGAACTCATACCAATTATTAGGAACAAAACATCCAAAATTCCTCGAAGAAATCAAAAATGGGAAATGGGATTGGTCTAAATTAGGAAACAATCATTAA